A single genomic interval of Amycolatopsis albispora harbors:
- a CDS encoding STAS domain-containing protein: MTEFSYRVTVDGGQVVVTTAGALDAHTGAEFRDALAELAARHRELVLDVAGLTYVDSTGLSAFITAHKHATARGGRVRLSRVPPFLARLLAVTGLNSFLPVLR, encoded by the coding sequence ATGACGGAATTCAGCTACCGGGTGACGGTGGACGGCGGGCAGGTGGTGGTCACCACCGCGGGTGCACTGGACGCGCACACCGGCGCCGAGTTCCGCGACGCGCTGGCCGAACTCGCGGCACGGCACCGGGAACTGGTGCTCGACGTGGCCGGACTGACCTATGTGGACTCGACCGGGCTGAGCGCGTTCATCACCGCGCACAAGCACGCCACCGCGCGTGGCGGGCGGGTGCGGCTGAGCCGGGTGCCGCCGTTCCTGGCCAGGCTGCTCGCGGTGACCGGGCTCAACTCCTTCCTGCCGGTGCTGCGGTGA
- a CDS encoding RNA 2'-phosphotransferase codes for MDEKRLVRLSKRLSRHLRHDPGAVGLELDEAGWADVGAVLEALGMSREQLTEVVARNNKQRFSFDGTGTRIRANQGHSVAVELGLPTAEPPEFLYHGTVAAALPAIRAEGLRPMRRHAVHLSPDEETARRVGARRGAPVILRVAAGRMAEAGHSFQLSANGVWLTDAVPPEYLD; via the coding sequence ATGGACGAAAAGCGGCTGGTCAGGCTGTCCAAACGGCTGTCGAGGCACCTGCGTCACGACCCCGGCGCGGTCGGGCTGGAACTGGACGAAGCGGGCTGGGCCGACGTCGGCGCGGTGCTCGAAGCACTCGGCATGAGCCGCGAACAGCTGACGGAAGTGGTGGCACGCAACAACAAACAGCGGTTCTCGTTCGACGGGACGGGCACCCGGATCCGCGCGAACCAGGGCCACAGCGTGGCGGTCGAACTCGGCCTGCCCACCGCGGAACCGCCGGAGTTCCTGTACCACGGCACGGTGGCCGCCGCGCTGCCCGCGATCCGCGCGGAGGGCCTGCGCCCGATGCGGCGGCACGCGGTGCACCTGTCCCCCGACGAGGAAACCGCGCGACGCGTCGGCGCGCGACGGGGTGCGCCGGTGATCCTGCGCGTGGCCGCCGGGCGGATGGCCGAGGCCGGGCACTCGTTCCAGCTCAGCGCCAACGGAGTCTGGCTGACCGACGCCGTGCCGCCCGAATACCTGGACTAA
- the hisB gene encoding imidazoleglycerol-phosphate dehydratase HisB, translating to MSRVGKVERTTKESSISVQLDLDGTGAVEISTGVPFFDHMLTAFGAHGSLDLKVDATGDVHIDAHHTVEDTAIVLGQAIRQALGDKKGIRRFGDAWIPMDETLAHAAIDVSGRPYCVHLGEPEQFNAFTIGGNYPFVLTRHVFDSLSFHAQIALHVRVLHGRDPHHIAEAQYKAVARALRAATEADPRAQGVPSTKGVL from the coding sequence GTGAGCCGCGTGGGCAAGGTGGAACGGACCACCAAGGAGTCCTCGATCTCGGTCCAGCTGGACCTCGACGGCACCGGTGCGGTGGAGATCAGCACCGGCGTGCCGTTCTTCGACCACATGCTCACCGCGTTCGGCGCGCACGGCTCGCTGGACCTGAAGGTGGACGCCACCGGTGACGTGCACATCGACGCGCACCACACGGTCGAGGACACCGCGATCGTGCTGGGCCAGGCGATCCGCCAGGCGCTCGGCGACAAGAAGGGCATCCGCCGCTTCGGCGACGCGTGGATCCCGATGGACGAGACGCTGGCGCACGCCGCGATCGACGTGTCGGGCCGCCCGTACTGCGTGCACCTCGGTGAGCCGGAGCAGTTCAACGCCTTCACCATCGGCGGGAACTACCCGTTCGTGCTGACCCGGCACGTGTTCGACTCGCTGTCGTTCCACGCGCAGATCGCGCTGCACGTGCGGGTCCTGCACGGCCGCGACCCGCACCACATCGCTGAAGCGCAGTACAAGGCGGTGGCCAGGGCGCTGCGTGCGGCGACCGAGGCCGATCCGCGGGCGCAGGGTGTTCCGTCGACCAAGGGTGTGCTGTAG
- a CDS encoding histidinol-phosphate transaminase — MDKLDAVTLDALPLREDLRGRSPYGAPQLDVPVRLNTNENPYPPPDALVEDVTEAVREVAAGLHRYPDRDAVELRRDLAAYLSVSTGVPLTERQLWAANGSNEVLQQILQAFGGPGRSALGFEPSYSMHPIISAGTRTEWVPAPRRDDFTLDTEAAARVVAERAPDVVFLTSPNNPTGGSIPTAELEAVLRVAPGIVVVDEAYAEFSSQPSAVTLLERYPAKLIVSRTMSKAFAFAGGRLGYLAATPAIVDALQLVRLPYHLSLLTQAAARAALRHADATLASVAKLAAERDRVADALLGLGGTPVPSDANFILFGRFADAHAAWQSFVDQGVLIRDVGIPGHLRVTIGTPEENDAFLGVAKDVFAKEVPR; from the coding sequence GTGGACAAGTTGGACGCTGTGACGCTGGACGCGCTGCCCCTGCGGGAGGACCTGCGCGGCCGCAGCCCGTACGGTGCGCCCCAGCTGGACGTGCCGGTCCGGCTGAACACCAACGAGAACCCGTACCCGCCGCCGGACGCGCTGGTCGAGGACGTGACCGAGGCCGTCCGCGAAGTGGCCGCCGGGCTGCATCGCTACCCCGACCGCGACGCCGTCGAACTGCGCCGCGACCTGGCCGCCTACCTGTCCGTGAGCACCGGCGTGCCGCTGACCGAGCGGCAGCTGTGGGCGGCGAACGGGTCCAACGAGGTGCTCCAGCAGATCCTGCAGGCGTTCGGCGGTCCCGGCCGCAGCGCGCTCGGCTTCGAGCCGTCGTACTCGATGCACCCGATCATCTCGGCGGGCACGCGGACCGAGTGGGTGCCCGCGCCGCGCCGCGACGACTTCACCCTGGACACCGAGGCCGCCGCACGCGTGGTGGCCGAGCGTGCCCCCGACGTGGTGTTCCTGACCAGCCCGAACAACCCGACCGGCGGCTCGATCCCGACCGCCGAGCTGGAGGCGGTGCTGCGGGTGGCGCCGGGCATCGTGGTGGTGGACGAGGCGTACGCCGAGTTCTCCAGCCAGCCGAGCGCGGTGACCCTGCTGGAGCGGTACCCGGCGAAGCTGATCGTCTCGCGCACGATGAGCAAGGCGTTCGCGTTCGCCGGCGGGCGGCTGGGGTACCTGGCCGCCACACCGGCCATTGTGGACGCGCTGCAGCTGGTGCGCCTGCCGTACCACCTGTCGCTGCTGACGCAGGCCGCCGCGCGCGCCGCGCTGCGGCACGCCGACGCCACGCTCGCCTCGGTGGCCAAGCTGGCCGCCGAGCGGGACAGGGTGGCCGACGCGCTGCTCGGCCTCGGCGGCACGCCGGTGCCCAGCGACGCCAACTTCATCCTGTTCGGCCGGTTCGCCGACGCGCACGCCGCCTGGCAGTCCTTTGTGGACCAGGGCGTGCTGATCCGCGACGTGGGCATTCCCGGGCACCTGCGGGTGACCATCGGCACCCCGGAGGAGAACGACGCCTTCCTCGGTGTCGCCAAGGACGTTTTCGCGAAGGAGGTGCCCAGGTGA
- a CDS encoding aminotransferase class V-fold PLP-dependent enzyme produces the protein MIFLDSAGSSLPPPEVLDEVIGHLRREAEVGGYRAAAEREDDLERAYPVFAELLGCEPDEVAFTDSATRSWLTLVDSVPLAAGDRVLISEAEYGANAVALMRLTELAGARLELVPSDESGQLDVAALRNLLDERVKLVSLVHVPTNGGLVNPVREVAEAAHEAGALVLLDACQSVGQLPVRADELGVDLIAGTGRKWLRGPRGTGFLVVRRAVADRLRPRLFDHSGADWSGLWEYRFRQDARLHELWEFGVAERLGLVKAAEHALGLGLDHIAAEIGERAARLRAGLSAIPGVAVHDLGERPSGIVTFTVDGLAPGRVKDLLWDKDIVVSVTSEASTRFDMGRRGLSAMVRASPHYFVDPAQLDEFLTVVTGLR, from the coding sequence GTGATCTTCCTGGACAGCGCCGGTTCCTCGCTGCCGCCGCCCGAGGTGCTCGACGAGGTGATCGGGCACCTGCGGCGGGAGGCCGAGGTCGGCGGCTACCGCGCGGCCGCCGAGCGCGAGGACGACCTGGAACGCGCCTACCCGGTGTTCGCCGAGCTGCTCGGCTGCGAGCCGGACGAGGTCGCCTTCACCGACAGTGCCACCCGGTCCTGGCTGACCCTGGTCGATTCGGTGCCGCTGGCGGCGGGTGACCGCGTGCTGATCAGCGAAGCCGAGTACGGCGCGAACGCGGTCGCGCTGATGCGGCTGACCGAGCTGGCCGGCGCGCGGCTGGAGCTGGTGCCCTCCGACGAGTCCGGCCAGCTGGACGTGGCCGCGTTGCGGAACCTGCTCGACGAGCGGGTCAAGCTGGTCTCGCTGGTGCACGTGCCGACCAACGGCGGCCTGGTGAACCCGGTCCGCGAGGTGGCCGAGGCCGCGCACGAGGCGGGCGCGCTGGTGCTGCTGGACGCCTGCCAGTCGGTCGGCCAGCTGCCGGTGCGGGCGGACGAGCTGGGCGTGGACCTGATCGCCGGCACCGGGCGCAAGTGGCTGCGCGGCCCGCGCGGCACCGGCTTCCTGGTGGTCCGGCGCGCGGTCGCCGACCGGCTGCGGCCGCGGTTGTTCGACCACAGCGGCGCCGACTGGTCGGGGCTGTGGGAGTACCGGTTCCGCCAGGACGCGCGCCTGCACGAGCTGTGGGAGTTCGGCGTGGCCGAGCGGCTCGGCCTGGTCAAGGCCGCCGAACACGCGCTCGGCCTGGGCCTCGACCACATCGCCGCGGAGATCGGCGAGCGGGCGGCGCGGCTGCGGGCCGGGCTGTCCGCGATCCCCGGCGTGGCGGTGCACGACCTCGGGGAGCGGCCGAGCGGCATCGTCACCTTCACCGTCGACGGGCTCGCCCCGGGACGCGTGAAGGACCTGTTGTGGGACAAGGACATCGTGGTCAGCGTGACCTCGGAGGCGTCGACCAGGTTCGACATGGGACGGCGGGGCCTGAGTGCGATGGTCCGGGCGTCACCGCACTACTTCGTCGACCCGGCGCAGCTCGACGAGTTCCTCACCGTGGTGACCGGCCTGCGGTGA
- the hisD gene encoding histidinol dehydrogenase, producing the protein MLNRTDLRGRTPSPAELRAALPRAGTDVDAVLHLVRPIVDAVRDRGAEAALEYGERFDGVRPSAIRVPADERARALAELDPAVREALEEATTRARKVHADQRRPDVTTTVVDGGTVTERWVPVERVGLYAPGGLAVYPSTVVMNVVPAQTAGVGSLVLCSPPQAEFGGLPHPTVLAAAELLGVDEVWAVGGAQAVALLAYGGTDTDGAELTPVDVVTGPGNIYLTAAKRLLRGLIGIDSEAGPTEIAVLADDTADPAHVATDLISQAEHDPLAASVLVTDSERLADAVDAELARRVPATKHTERVTEALTGKQSGIVLVSTVDDGLRVVDAYAAEHLEIQTADARAVAARVRNAGAVFVGPYAPVSLGDYCAGSNHVLPTGGFARHSSGLSVQSFLRGIHVVDYSEEALREVAGKVVALANAEDLPAHGEAVTARFES; encoded by the coding sequence ATGCTCAACCGCACGGACCTGCGAGGTCGTACCCCGTCCCCCGCCGAACTGCGTGCCGCCCTGCCGCGCGCCGGAACCGACGTGGACGCCGTACTGCATCTGGTCCGCCCGATCGTGGACGCCGTCCGCGACCGGGGTGCCGAGGCCGCGCTCGAGTACGGCGAGCGGTTCGACGGCGTGCGGCCGTCCGCCATCCGCGTGCCCGCCGACGAGCGCGCCCGCGCGCTGGCCGAGCTGGACCCGGCGGTCCGCGAGGCGCTGGAGGAGGCCACCACCCGCGCCCGCAAGGTGCACGCCGACCAGCGCCGCCCCGACGTCACCACCACGGTGGTGGACGGCGGCACGGTCACCGAGCGCTGGGTGCCGGTGGAGCGCGTCGGGCTGTACGCGCCGGGCGGGCTGGCGGTGTACCCGTCGACCGTGGTGATGAACGTGGTCCCGGCGCAGACCGCGGGCGTCGGCTCGCTGGTGCTCTGCTCGCCGCCGCAGGCGGAGTTCGGCGGGCTGCCGCACCCGACCGTGCTGGCCGCGGCCGAGCTGCTCGGCGTGGACGAGGTGTGGGCGGTCGGCGGCGCGCAGGCGGTGGCCCTGCTGGCCTACGGCGGCACCGACACCGACGGCGCCGAGCTGACCCCGGTGGACGTGGTCACCGGGCCGGGCAACATCTACCTGACCGCGGCCAAGCGCCTGCTGCGCGGCCTGATCGGCATCGACTCCGAGGCGGGCCCCACCGAGATCGCGGTGCTCGCCGACGACACCGCCGACCCGGCGCACGTGGCCACCGACCTGATCAGCCAGGCCGAGCACGACCCGCTGGCCGCCAGCGTGCTGGTGACCGACTCCGAGCGGCTCGCCGACGCCGTGGACGCCGAGCTGGCCCGCCGCGTCCCGGCCACCAAGCACACCGAGCGGGTCACCGAAGCGTTGACCGGCAAGCAGTCCGGCATCGTGCTGGTGTCCACTGTGGACGACGGGCTGCGGGTGGTGGACGCCTACGCCGCCGAGCACCTGGAGATCCAGACCGCCGACGCGCGCGCGGTGGCGGCCAGGGTCCGCAACGCGGGGGCGGTTTTTGTCGGCCCGTACGCCCCGGTCTCGCTCGGCGACTACTGCGCCGGGTCGAACCACGTGCTGCCCACCGGCGGTTTCGCGCGGCACTCGTCCGGCCTGTCGGTGCAGAGCTTCCTGCGCGGCATCCACGTGGTCGACTACAGCGAGGAAGCGCTGCGCGAGGTGGCAGGCAAGGTGGTCGCGCTCGCCAACGCCGAAGACCTGCCCGCGCACGGGGAGGCCGTCACCGCGAGGTTCGAGTCGTGA
- a CDS encoding carbon-nitrogen hydrolase family protein: MPRIALCQLTSGPDPAANLDLVREWTARAAAGDARVVVFPEAMMAAFGVPLGPLAEPLDGPWASAVASVAAEHDVLIVAGMFTPAGDRVRNTLLVTGLGEHRGYDKIHLYDAFGFKESHTVAPGDALATVTVDGTVLGLATCYDVRFPSLFQKLAEQGAAAVLLPASWGAGEGKREQWELLVRARALDSGSWVLACDQADPAVTGVAVNPKAPTGIGYSTVADPFGRVHAALGAGADLLITEIDPAVSTASREATAVLPNRRV; this comes from the coding sequence GTGCCCCGAATCGCGCTCTGCCAGCTGACCTCCGGTCCCGATCCGGCCGCCAACCTGGACCTGGTCCGGGAGTGGACCGCCCGCGCCGCCGCCGGGGACGCGCGGGTGGTGGTCTTCCCGGAGGCCATGATGGCCGCTTTCGGCGTGCCGCTCGGACCGCTCGCCGAGCCGCTCGACGGGCCGTGGGCTTCCGCGGTCGCTTCGGTGGCGGCCGAGCACGACGTGCTGATCGTCGCGGGCATGTTCACCCCGGCCGGGGACCGCGTCCGCAACACGCTGCTGGTCACCGGGCTCGGTGAGCACCGCGGGTACGACAAAATCCACCTGTACGACGCGTTCGGGTTCAAGGAGTCCCACACGGTCGCGCCGGGTGACGCCCTCGCGACGGTCACCGTCGACGGCACCGTGCTCGGCCTGGCCACCTGCTACGACGTCCGCTTCCCGTCGCTGTTCCAGAAACTGGCCGAACAGGGCGCGGCGGCGGTGCTGCTGCCCGCGTCGTGGGGTGCCGGTGAGGGCAAGCGGGAGCAGTGGGAGCTGCTGGTCCGGGCGCGGGCGCTGGACTCGGGCAGCTGGGTGCTCGCGTGCGACCAGGCCGATCCCGCGGTGACCGGGGTCGCGGTGAACCCGAAGGCGCCGACCGGCATCGGGTACTCGACGGTCGCCGACCCGTTCGGCCGGGTACACGCGGCGCTGGGCGCGGGCGCGGACCTCCTGATCACGGAAATCGACCCGGCGGTGTCCACGGCCTCGCGGGAAGCGACGGCCGTCCTGCCGAACCGCCGCGTGTAG
- a CDS encoding DUF262 domain-containing protein: MVQTGFKDASLVRGGLSSGTNAAVASPVDSDADFAPRQIVALNRNLSNVTAAASGFSFKEIGQLSVDEFIVPEFQRGYFWSLGQVQSLLAVFATQWDQPIESLRVWSVVERETLPSADCPVGPSLLDARLCRPYFLLDGSHRLSALRLRFERRAGKVDKWKLQWLGPQETLMRFLERLTALGRRADSSRQSRAALMVTVREERIVSRVCDPPGHVVPRSGRAPRAPGISPIEQGTFPLVSGEIVRVVS; this comes from the coding sequence ATGGTGCAGACCGGCTTCAAGGACGCCTCGCTTGTTCGAGGCGGCCTGTCGTCGGGAACCAATGCCGCCGTGGCAAGCCCGGTCGACTCTGACGCAGATTTTGCTCCACGACAAATCGTGGCCCTAAACCGCAATCTATCCAATGTGACTGCGGCCGCATCGGGGTTCTCTTTTAAAGAGATCGGTCAGCTCTCGGTTGATGAATTCATCGTCCCTGAGTTTCAAAGGGGTTACTTCTGGTCGCTGGGCCAGGTTCAATCGCTGCTCGCAGTGTTTGCGACTCAGTGGGATCAGCCGATTGAGTCGCTGCGTGTTTGGTCCGTGGTTGAGAGAGAGACGCTTCCCTCGGCGGATTGCCCAGTGGGCCCTTCTCTTCTTGACGCGCGGCTGTGTCGTCCCTATTTCCTGCTCGACGGCTCGCATAGACTTTCGGCTCTCAGGCTCCGGTTCGAACGCCGGGCAGGCAAGGTCGATAAGTGGAAGTTGCAGTGGCTCGGTCCGCAGGAGACGTTGATGCGCTTCTTGGAGCGATTGACGGCGTTGGGGCGCCGCGCCGACTCGTCGCGTCAGTCGCGAGCTGCTCTGATGGTGACCGTTCGTGAGGAGCGGATCGTCTCGCGTGTGTGCGACCCTCCTGGGCACGTAGTCCCCCGGTCGGGGAGAGCGCCTCGTGCCCCCGGCATCTCGCCGATAGAACAAGGAACCTTTCCCTTGGTCTCCGGTGAGATAGTGCGTGTGGTTTCCTAG
- a CDS encoding response regulator transcription factor produces the protein MRRAVVSTQAIRVGVIEDHPLYRAAVARVLEEAEDIELGAVADSVARFAVCRQPAGSVVVLDLKLRGIADAAAVMEVVGMGHKVLVVSAHAGQSEVLGAISAGARGYLSKDADGEEILRAIREIASGNSYVSPTLASFVLNSTRDRNAGPKLVLSERERQVLSLVAAGERDQDIAEAMSISVRTVRSYLDRIRDKTGRRRRPELTRLAIEEGIAHPS, from the coding sequence GTGAGGCGAGCAGTGGTCAGCACGCAGGCGATCAGGGTCGGGGTGATCGAGGACCACCCGCTGTACCGCGCTGCCGTGGCGAGGGTGCTCGAGGAGGCGGAGGACATCGAGCTGGGCGCGGTCGCCGACTCGGTGGCGCGCTTCGCGGTGTGCCGCCAGCCCGCGGGCAGCGTGGTGGTGCTGGACCTGAAGCTGCGCGGGATCGCCGATGCCGCCGCGGTGATGGAGGTCGTCGGCATGGGGCACAAGGTGCTGGTGGTCTCGGCGCACGCGGGGCAGTCGGAGGTGCTGGGCGCGATCTCGGCGGGCGCGCGCGGCTACCTGTCGAAGGACGCCGACGGCGAGGAGATCCTGCGCGCGATCCGGGAAATCGCTTCGGGCAACTCGTACGTCTCGCCGACGCTGGCTTCGTTCGTGCTGAACTCCACGCGTGACCGCAACGCCGGGCCGAAACTGGTGCTGTCCGAGCGCGAGCGGCAGGTGCTTTCGCTGGTCGCGGCGGGGGAGCGGGACCAGGACATCGCCGAGGCGATGTCGATCAGCGTGCGGACCGTGCGCTCCTACCTGGACCGGATCCGCGACAAAACGGGACGGCGGCGGCGCCCGGAACTGACCAGGCTGGCCATCGAAGAAGGCATCGCCCACCCTTCGTAG
- the eccB gene encoding type VII secretion protein EccB gives MWTQRDQIQAYQFLRRRLVSALVSADANHPVSPGRRLVLGTVIGVAVALLITAVFGVIGLLKPSGGKDWLSGGKVIVEEETGARFILGQDGTLHPVLNYASARLLAGGDGSATVKVPAKNLAKAGRGARVGIPGAPDSLPGKERLLTSPWISCSRTSRDQPADAEPATSVLLGATSTGRPLAAGEGLLVRLPGGERFVLSGGHRFRLSSEAGAALGYDRRVPIVVSSRWLDTVPAGRDLDFVEVDGAGRKGPRVGGRDTEIGQVLSVAGTDPAGYYLVRADGLAPITQTEAALIMQAPANAAAQVSSGGGQTIEVSAADVAATGLAADAGTAGGADPAGYPDRIPVAVEVNGDTVAVCVEGDGSATAKVTIGANVPLPGGARMQPVAARDGRTADEVYVPPSGGAVLAEQPSGTVYVVTDLGTKYPVASGEALAALGYGAVAKLPVSAGLLALVPSGPALDPAAAAGFG, from the coding sequence GTGTGGACTCAGCGGGACCAGATCCAGGCGTACCAGTTCCTGCGCCGCCGGCTGGTTTCGGCACTCGTGTCGGCCGACGCCAACCACCCGGTGTCACCGGGGCGCAGGCTGGTGCTCGGCACCGTGATCGGGGTCGCGGTGGCGTTGCTGATCACCGCGGTGTTCGGCGTGATCGGCCTGCTCAAACCCTCCGGTGGCAAGGACTGGCTGTCGGGCGGCAAGGTGATCGTCGAAGAGGAGACGGGCGCGCGGTTCATCCTCGGCCAGGACGGCACGCTGCATCCGGTGCTCAACTACGCGTCCGCGCGGTTGCTGGCGGGCGGCGACGGTTCGGCCACGGTGAAGGTCCCGGCGAAGAACCTGGCGAAAGCCGGGCGTGGCGCCCGTGTCGGCATTCCCGGCGCTCCGGATTCCTTGCCGGGCAAGGAAAGACTGCTGACCAGTCCGTGGATTTCCTGTTCCCGCACCAGCCGCGACCAGCCCGCCGACGCCGAACCGGCCACCTCGGTGCTGCTCGGCGCCACCTCGACCGGACGTCCGCTCGCGGCCGGTGAAGGCCTGCTGGTCCGCCTTCCGGGCGGGGAGCGCTTTGTGCTCAGCGGCGGGCACCGGTTCCGGCTCAGCTCGGAAGCCGGTGCCGCGCTCGGGTACGACCGCCGCGTGCCGATCGTGGTGTCGAGCCGCTGGCTGGACACCGTGCCCGCGGGCCGTGATCTGGACTTCGTCGAAGTGGACGGGGCCGGGCGCAAGGGGCCGCGGGTCGGCGGGCGCGACACCGAGATCGGCCAGGTGCTCAGCGTCGCGGGCACCGACCCCGCCGGGTACTACCTGGTGCGTGCCGACGGGCTCGCGCCGATCACGCAGACCGAGGCCGCGCTGATCATGCAGGCGCCGGCGAACGCCGCGGCGCAGGTGTCCAGCGGGGGCGGGCAGACCATCGAGGTTTCCGCCGCCGACGTCGCCGCGACGGGACTGGCCGCGGACGCCGGTACCGCCGGTGGCGCCGATCCGGCGGGTTATCCGGACCGCATCCCGGTGGCGGTCGAGGTCAACGGCGACACCGTGGCGGTCTGCGTCGAAGGCGACGGCTCAGCCACGGCGAAGGTGACCATCGGGGCGAACGTGCCGCTGCCCGGCGGCGCGCGCATGCAGCCGGTCGCCGCGCGGGACGGCCGGACCGCCGACGAGGTCTACGTGCCGCCGTCCGGCGGGGCCGTGCTGGCCGAGCAGCCGTCGGGCACGGTGTACGTGGTCACCGATCTCGGGACGAAGTACCCCGTCGCGAGCGGTGAAGCGCTGGCCGCACTGGGTTATGGTGCAGTAGCTAAGCTGCCGGTGTCCGCCGGCCTGCTCGCGCTGGTGCCGAGCGGGCCCGCGCTGGACCCGGCGGCGGCCGCCGGATTCGGGTGA
- a CDS encoding type VII secretion protein EccE: MSLTSPAPWQSRSAVPLPAGGRERGSIADPAVAPWILPIRARQVAVWEVAALGALAAYGFGDGFTALTITAIAVATLVILGTSVRFTGRHLAGWLWTWLTFRLRQHDDRRAGAGPLHSLVGEYPIRQHTDRAGNRLGIVGVGDGWTSVVRLTGGGLPAVGTLLDVLGATYRRADLPLDSAQLVVWTAPRPGRQPLRVCWLAVRYRPADAPIAALARGGGELGALRTTASAALGLAGALADVGYESTVLEAGELAEELRVALGAEPDFGGVQEVPEFTDGWRWWSAGTGDGRIRQSCFRPLSDRDLPKLVTGHVPTAAFTTVSYTLSRTAAGRERAEVTVRVGTRGAAEPPTGSPTLCGVPLVAVNGRHAEHVRRSLPLALP, from the coding sequence GTGTCGTTGACTTCGCCTGCCCCCTGGCAGAGCCGGTCCGCCGTGCCGCTGCCCGCCGGTGGCCGCGAGCGTGGCTCGATCGCCGATCCCGCCGTCGCACCGTGGATCCTGCCGATCCGCGCGCGGCAGGTGGCGGTCTGGGAGGTGGCCGCGCTCGGCGCGCTGGCCGCGTACGGCTTCGGCGACGGCTTCACCGCGCTGACCATCACCGCGATCGCGGTGGCCACGCTGGTCATCCTGGGCACGTCGGTGCGGTTCACCGGGCGGCACCTGGCGGGCTGGCTGTGGACCTGGCTCACCTTCCGCCTGCGCCAGCACGACGACCGCCGCGCCGGGGCCGGGCCGCTGCACTCGCTGGTCGGCGAGTACCCGATCCGGCAGCACACCGACCGCGCCGGCAACCGGCTGGGCATCGTCGGCGTCGGCGACGGCTGGACGTCGGTGGTCCGGCTGACCGGCGGCGGGCTGCCCGCGGTCGGCACCCTGCTCGACGTGCTCGGCGCGACCTACCGCCGGGCCGATCTCCCGCTGGACAGCGCGCAGCTGGTGGTCTGGACAGCGCCGCGGCCGGGGCGGCAGCCGCTGCGGGTGTGCTGGCTGGCCGTGCGTTACCGGCCCGCCGACGCGCCGATCGCCGCGCTGGCCAGGGGTGGCGGTGAACTCGGCGCCCTGCGCACCACGGCGAGCGCGGCGCTGGGCTTGGCGGGCGCACTGGCCGACGTCGGCTACGAGAGCACCGTGCTGGAGGCGGGCGAACTCGCCGAGGAACTGCGCGTCGCGCTCGGCGCGGAACCGGATTTTGGTGGGGTGCAAGAGGTTCCGGAGTTCACCGACGGCTGGCGCTGGTGGTCGGCCGGCACCGGCGACGGCCGCATCCGGCAGTCGTGCTTCCGGCCGCTGTCCGATCGGGACCTACCGAAGCTGGTCACCGGGCACGTGCCGACCGCGGCCTTCACCACCGTGTCGTACACGCTGAGCCGGACGGCCGCGGGCCGGGAACGCGCCGAGGTGACCGTGCGGGTGGGCACGCGCGGCGCGGCCGAGCCGCCGACCGGTTCGCCCACGTTGTGCGGGGTGCCGCTGGTCGCGGTGAACGGACGACACGCCGAGCACGTGCGCCGCTCGCTCCCGCTGGCCCTGCCGTAG